From Arcobacter sp. CECT 8986, one genomic window encodes:
- a CDS encoding HAD-IIA family hydrolase yields MFFIDVQGTLIDDINKKPIDGACEFIDKLNKENIPYVVITNNTKKLSSDFLKFLQDLGFNITEKNYIDPFVILKDIAKNKKVAAFGQESFPKVLTQMGYELEYENPQTLMVSISKDYTNEDYSQMIECALKTDDLIGMHETSIYSKEGSRYPGVGAIMSMIKFAVNKDYKVVGKPSFNFYNEARKLLKTEDFKDITIISDDMMGDLVGAKKLGMKAVLVLSGKIKDANEVIPTLNEEEKPEYICKNMSEVLQLLVKEKL; encoded by the coding sequence ATGTTTTTCATTGATGTTCAAGGTACTTTAATTGATGATATAAATAAAAAGCCAATTGATGGTGCATGTGAATTTATAGATAAGTTAAATAAAGAGAATATACCTTATGTAGTAATTACAAATAATACTAAGAAGTTAAGTAGTGATTTTTTGAAATTTTTACAAGACTTGGGATTTAATATAACTGAAAAAAATTATATTGACCCTTTTGTTATTTTGAAAGATATTGCAAAAAATAAAAAAGTTGCTGCTTTTGGTCAAGAGAGTTTTCCAAAAGTTTTAACACAAATGGGTTATGAACTTGAATATGAAAATCCTCAAACACTAATGGTTTCTATTAGTAAGGATTATACAAACGAAGATTACTCTCAAATGATAGAATGTGCATTAAAAACTGATGATTTAATTGGTATGCATGAAACATCAATATACTCAAAAGAAGGCTCAAGATATCCAGGTGTTGGTGCTATTATGAGTATGATAAAATTTGCTGTAAATAAAGATTATAAAGTTGTTGGAAAACCAAGTTTTAATTTTTATAATGAAGCAAGAAAACTTTTAAAAACAGAAGATTTCAAAGATATCACTATTATAAGTGATGATATGATGGGTGATTTAGTGGGAGCTAAAAAACTTGGTATGAAAGCAGTTTTAGTTTTAAGTGGTAAGATTAAAGATGCAAATGAAGTAATACCAACATTAAATGAGGAAGAAAAACCAGAATATATCTGTAAAAATATGAGTGAAGTTTTACAGTTACTAGTTAAGGAAAAACTATGA